One genomic region from Cyanobium usitatum str. Tous encodes:
- a CDS encoding sensor domain-containing diguanylate cyclase, which produces MGMHNLLKSRTGRRWRWRRCLRDLRRQRPPRGLVPALLGTTLISSGVILSAALNSERFKNDLLRQFVEEKINQIARNLEAETLDWAVWNETHDHLLNRNPDYYKDQYNQYSFARTPFVVSLSRQGSIHSSTTWDFKTKQPVPLSSTQEKAVQQQIPSRTPLQASTFLGRFEGRPFLFSAQPVRSTDSSAPPAGRLLFVRPLDTNDVSFKDSATLNRALGVTREFYGKPPGRQLNPLAPLYVTVPLQRWQATTPMQLVIERQPRERLQALRTIAGLILIATVLLVLVMLRTYAQGRRFRLLELRNQRTRLQTSRDLKKRRNHDELTGLLSESGLLQATVSQASRFTGFTQAIAHINLDHFSLITNGLGKSQGDQVLLTFASRLKETIHPSGAISRIGGDKFACSLIGTSVSALRTEVSSLSQHLNDLKIDINGQPLNITVSIGASLIEDSNHARAMHEASVACSVVKVEGGHGYQFYGDAKGSTSSYLAIQQANQELITAIHDRRLALHAQHAWQLNQGSELSATYVELLCRIQHPDTGKPYWRENIIDAAQFCGSLPLFDQTIIELACSNLSNLKQQGVGPGAHSQIVYAINITPDTLISPSFVQSLDQLVDSHDLDPSMICLEITEQAALRNPGEAVVAMKKLRQLGFRLALDDFGTGMTSLGYLRDLPLDYVKIDKSFIRKSSQDKASNLVVQFVVELSKEIGFQTIAEGVEDMEQLLELQAAGISIAQGYLITRPRPFLCKPQEWIFAQSGAQILTDHREPTSVV; this is translated from the coding sequence ATGGGAATGCACAACCTGCTTAAGTCACGCACAGGCAGACGTTGGCGCTGGCGCCGCTGCCTCCGGGATTTACGCCGTCAGCGGCCACCGCGCGGACTGGTTCCTGCCCTGCTGGGCACGACCTTAATTAGCAGTGGAGTAATCCTAAGCGCCGCCCTGAACAGCGAGCGCTTCAAGAATGATCTGCTTCGTCAGTTCGTCGAGGAAAAAATCAATCAGATTGCTCGCAATCTTGAGGCTGAAACCCTCGATTGGGCCGTCTGGAACGAGACCCACGATCATCTCCTAAATCGCAATCCCGACTACTACAAGGATCAATACAACCAGTACAGCTTTGCCCGCACACCGTTTGTGGTGTCCCTGAGCCGGCAAGGGAGCATTCACTCAAGCACCACCTGGGATTTCAAAACAAAGCAGCCTGTTCCACTTTCGTCTACCCAAGAAAAAGCGGTTCAGCAACAGATTCCCAGCAGAACGCCCCTGCAGGCGAGCACCTTCCTGGGGCGCTTCGAGGGGCGCCCCTTTCTGTTCTCAGCCCAGCCGGTGCGCTCCACCGACAGCAGCGCACCCCCGGCCGGCCGGCTGCTGTTCGTGCGCCCCCTTGACACCAATGATGTGTCCTTCAAGGACAGCGCCACCCTGAACCGGGCCCTAGGCGTGACCCGGGAGTTCTACGGCAAGCCCCCAGGCCGACAGCTAAATCCCCTGGCTCCGCTATACGTCACCGTGCCCCTACAGCGCTGGCAGGCCACCACGCCGATGCAGCTGGTGATCGAACGCCAGCCACGGGAACGCCTCCAGGCCCTGCGCACCATCGCCGGCCTGATCCTGATCGCCACCGTGCTGCTGGTGCTGGTGATGCTGCGCACCTATGCCCAAGGCCGACGCTTCCGGCTTCTCGAACTGCGCAATCAACGCACCCGCCTGCAGACCAGCCGCGATCTGAAAAAGCGCCGCAACCACGACGAGCTCACCGGACTGCTCAGTGAATCCGGACTGCTGCAGGCCACGGTCAGCCAAGCCAGCAGATTCACCGGGTTCACGCAGGCGATCGCCCATATCAATCTCGACCATTTCTCCCTGATCACCAACGGACTCGGCAAAAGCCAGGGGGATCAGGTGCTCCTCACCTTTGCCAGCCGCCTGAAGGAAACCATCCATCCCAGCGGGGCCATCTCCCGGATCGGCGGCGACAAATTCGCCTGCAGCCTCATCGGCACCAGCGTCTCGGCGCTGCGCACGGAAGTGTCGAGCCTCAGCCAGCACCTCAACGACCTCAAGATCGATATCAACGGCCAACCCCTCAACATCACCGTCAGCATCGGCGCCTCGTTGATCGAAGACTCCAACCATGCCCGGGCCATGCATGAAGCGAGCGTGGCCTGCTCCGTGGTCAAGGTGGAAGGGGGCCACGGCTATCAGTTCTATGGCGATGCCAAAGGAAGCACCAGCAGCTATCTGGCGATCCAGCAGGCCAACCAGGAACTGATCACAGCCATCCATGACAGGAGACTGGCGCTACACGCCCAACATGCCTGGCAACTCAATCAGGGCTCAGAACTGTCAGCCACCTATGTGGAACTGCTCTGCCGAATTCAGCACCCGGACACCGGCAAACCCTACTGGCGTGAAAATATCATCGATGCAGCACAGTTCTGTGGCAGCCTCCCGCTCTTCGATCAGACGATCATCGAGCTGGCCTGCAGCAATCTCAGCAACTTGAAGCAGCAGGGTGTTGGACCGGGCGCCCATTCCCAGATCGTCTATGCCATCAACATCACACCAGACACGCTGATCTCACCCTCCTTCGTGCAGTCGCTGGACCAGCTGGTCGACAGCCATGACCTCGACCCCAGCATGATCTGCCTAGAGATCACAGAACAGGCAGCATTGCGCAACCCGGGCGAAGCAGTTGTAGCGATGAAAAAATTGCGCCAACTTGGATTCCGGCTGGCCCTGGATGATTTCGGCACGGGCATGACATCCCTGGGCTATCTGCGCGACCTCCCCCTCGACTACGTGAAGATCGACAAGAGTTTCATCCGCAAGTCCTCCCAGGACAAAGCCAGCAACCTTGTTGTGCAGTTCGTGGTGGAACTCAGCAAGGAGATTGGTTTCCAGACCATCGCCGAAGGCGTGGAGGACATGGAGCAACTTCTGGAACTCCAGGCGGCGGGAATCTCGATTGCCCAGGGCTACCTGATCACCCGGCCCAGGCCATTTCTGTGCAAGCCCCAGGAGTGGATCTTCGCCCAGTCCGGGGCGCAGATCCTGACCGATCATCGCGAACCTACCTCGGTGGTCTGA
- a CDS encoding SET domain-containing protein: MAAEWIPPHPAQPQVIVRPCDLGFGLFAGRPFAAEEHILVFTGPELSFESMVARGEAEANALQIDDCLYLDIGAPGVYANHSCCPNAGIRQDRQLVALRPIQAGEEIRYDYSTTMWEDHWTMDCRCGQVNCRRLIADFHTLPPLLQRRYLHLQVVQTFIVRRLRRQVRPH, from the coding sequence ATGGCGGCGGAGTGGATACCCCCCCATCCCGCCCAGCCACAGGTGATCGTGCGACCGTGTGACCTCGGCTTTGGCCTGTTCGCCGGGCGCCCCTTCGCCGCGGAGGAACACATTCTGGTCTTCACAGGACCGGAGCTCAGTTTCGAGTCGATGGTCGCCCGAGGGGAAGCCGAGGCCAATGCCCTCCAAATCGACGACTGCCTCTATCTCGACATCGGAGCCCCTGGGGTCTACGCCAACCACTCCTGCTGCCCCAACGCGGGCATCCGCCAGGACCGTCAGCTAGTTGCGCTGCGGCCTATCCAGGCCGGGGAGGAGATCCGCTACGACTACTCCACCACGATGTGGGAGGACCACTGGACCATGGACTGCCGCTGCGGCCAGGTGAACTGCCGTCGGCTGATTGCCGACTTTCATACCCTGCCGCCCCTGCTGCAGCGCCGCTACCTGCACCTGCAGGTGGTGCAGACCTTCATTGTCAGACGCCTACGGCGGCAGGTCAGGCCCCATTGA
- the glmM gene encoding phosphoglucosamine mutase, translated as MADLAPHPVGLPLRGGVAGFGTDGIRGRVGTQVSPALALQVGFWCGQVLPQGAPVLIGMDSRSSGPMLVAALTAGLTAAGRQVWTLGLCPTPAIPGAIRRLGAAGGLMVSASHNPPEDNGIKVFGASGAKLSRGQQQAIEAGLQGVGAGPAIGASGGFLGTGVVQDRPDLLADYQRSLVASVMGRRLEGCKIVLDLCWGSAAACGEAVFRALGAELTVLHGKPDGTRINVDCGSTHLEPLRRAVLESGASMGFGFDGDADRMLAVDGRGRVVDGDQILYLWGSSLLDAGQLPANRIVATVMSNLGFERAWQAKGGVLERTAVGDQYVHQAMEQLGSGLGGEQSGHILSARHGMSGDGLLTALQVATLLHRSGQSLADWMDSSFKPYPQTLVNVTVPDRQRRQQWHSCEPLRLAVEQAEIAMEGQGRVLVRASGTEPLLRVMVEAADQQLVDHWSSQLAAAAEQHLNGA; from the coding sequence ATGGCCGATCTGGCTCCCCATCCCGTTGGCTTGCCCCTGCGGGGTGGTGTGGCCGGTTTCGGAACCGATGGCATCCGTGGCCGGGTGGGAACCCAGGTGAGCCCGGCTTTGGCTTTGCAGGTTGGCTTCTGGTGCGGCCAGGTGTTGCCCCAGGGGGCGCCGGTGCTGATCGGCATGGATTCCCGCAGCAGTGGCCCGATGCTGGTGGCGGCGCTCACCGCCGGGCTCACGGCTGCAGGTAGGCAGGTATGGACCCTGGGTCTATGCCCTACGCCAGCGATTCCTGGCGCCATTCGCCGTCTTGGCGCGGCTGGAGGTCTGATGGTGTCCGCCAGCCACAACCCCCCTGAAGACAACGGCATCAAGGTGTTTGGCGCCTCCGGCGCCAAGCTGAGCCGCGGCCAGCAGCAGGCGATCGAGGCTGGGCTGCAGGGGGTTGGGGCTGGCCCGGCAATAGGTGCTTCCGGCGGCTTCTTGGGCACAGGAGTGGTGCAGGACCGCCCCGATTTACTGGCCGACTACCAGCGGTCCTTGGTGGCGAGCGTCATGGGTCGGCGCCTGGAAGGTTGCAAGATTGTGCTGGACCTCTGTTGGGGCTCGGCTGCTGCCTGTGGCGAGGCGGTGTTTCGGGCCTTAGGCGCAGAACTCACCGTGTTGCACGGCAAGCCGGATGGAACGCGCATCAACGTGGATTGCGGCAGCACCCACCTCGAGCCTCTCAGGCGCGCGGTGCTGGAGAGCGGAGCCAGCATGGGTTTTGGTTTCGATGGCGATGCAGATCGGATGCTGGCGGTGGATGGCCGGGGCCGGGTGGTCGACGGCGACCAGATCCTTTATCTGTGGGGATCGTCTCTGCTTGATGCGGGCCAGTTACCGGCCAATCGCATCGTCGCCACGGTGATGTCCAACCTCGGCTTTGAGCGTGCCTGGCAGGCCAAGGGAGGGGTGCTCGAGCGCACCGCCGTTGGTGATCAATACGTCCACCAGGCGATGGAGCAGTTGGGCTCTGGCCTCGGTGGCGAGCAGTCGGGCCATATTTTGTCGGCCCGCCATGGCATGAGCGGCGATGGGCTGCTCACCGCTTTGCAGGTGGCCACGTTGTTGCACCGCAGTGGCCAATCACTGGCCGACTGGATGGATAGCAGTTTCAAGCCCTACCCCCAGACCCTGGTGAATGTGACGGTGCCAGACCGGCAACGGCGCCAGCAGTGGCACTCCTGCGAGCCGCTACGGCTCGCCGTGGAGCAGGCGGAGATTGCGATGGAGGGACAGGGCCGGGTGCTGGTGCGCGCTAGCGGCACCGAACCGCTGCTGCGGGTGATGGTTGAGGCCGCCGATCAGCAGCTGGTGGACCACTGGTCAAGCCAGCTGGCCGCCGCAGCGGAGCAGCACCTCAATGGGGCCTGA